ATAATGGTAAAAATTTCATTGAATAAACTTTTTATAGGATGATTAGTTGTGCTTAACTTTTCTAAAACAAAAGGATTAGCATCAAGTCCTTTAGCTTCAAGTCCTCTATGCACTATACCCATTCTGTGAGCAAGATTATCTTTGGTCAAAAATAAAGCTTTTTCAAGATTATCATGAGCATGGAAATCTCCATATTTAAAACCAAGTTCATTTAAAGTTTTTTCTAAAAGTAAAAAATGCTTAATTTCTTCATCTGCTACTTCAAGCCAATCTTGATAAAATTTCAATGGCAAGTTTTTAAATCTATAACTAGCATCCAAGGCTAAGTTTATAGCACTATATTCTATATGTGCAACTGAATGTAATATTTTTGCTAAAGATAAAGTGCTATTTGCCTCTTTTGGACGCCTTATTTTCATAGGATGAAGGATTTTAACTTGTGAGTTTTCGCAAATGATCGCTTCATGGAAATGATTAAAATCATACAAATTAGTTTTAAAATTTTCGTAAAATTCATTAAATAGTTCAATTTTTTCAAAAGTATTTTTATGATATAAAATTTTTTCTAATTCCTCAAAGAAATTTCTTTTCATTTTAAACCTTATTAAATATTATATAAGATAAAAAAGTATAATATAAAAATTTTGAAAATTTAAAAAGGTTTGCTAAAAATATGTTTAATGTCATACATGCTCTTTTTTTTAGAGAGTTAAAGACAAGATTTGGTATTAATAAATATTTGGGCTATTTCTGGGTAATCGGTGAGCCTATGATGGTAGTTTTGGTAATTACTTCTCTCGTGGCAGCTATTAGAGAATTTCATCATCAAATTATGCCTGAGGGCGTTTCTATCTTTTTATTTTTAGCAGTAGGAATTATACCATTTTTTATGTTTAGAAGTATTATTAATCAGCTTTTAAATGGTATAGGTGCAAATTTGGCGCTATATGCTTACAAGCCAGTAAGACCTATACATGTATTTATTGCTAGAACTATGCTTGAGTTTTGCATTTATTTTACTATTTTTATTTGTGTAATGTTTTTAGCGGGTTGGTTTTTACATATGCAAGTTATACCTAAGCATTTTTTAGAAGTGATGTTTTCACTTTTTTTGCTTGTAGTGTTTGGTTTTGCTATGGGGATGTGTTTTGCTATAGCGGGACATTTTGCGGAACCTTTAAAAATGGCATTGGGTTATTTAAATGCTATTTTATATTGGACTTCCTTGGTGGTATTTCCTGTGTGGGTAGTTCCAAAACCTATTTTAGATATTTTATATTATAATCCATTTTTGCATATTATGGAACTTTTAAAATATAATTTTTTTCAAAATTATCCATTACTTGATGATTATAATTATTACTATCCTATTGTATGTTTGAGTGTGATTTTATTTCTAGGTTTGTTTTTTTACTATTTTACTAGAGAAAAGTTGATAGCAGTACGATGATAAAATTAGTTAATTTAACCAAATCTTTTCCTTTGCGCAATGGTGGAAGGCATTATGTCTTTAAGAATTTAAGTTTTGAATTTCCTGAAAATTGCAGTATAGGTTTAATGGGACGCAATGGTGCTGGAAAATCAACCTTAATGAAGCTTTTAAGTGGTTCCTTGCTTCCTGATAGAGGTAGGATTATAACTAATAAAAAACTGTCTTGGCCTTTAGGCTTAGCAGGTGCGTTTCAACACAGACTTTCAGCAAGAGATAATGCACGCTTTGTGGCTAGAGTATATGGCTATAAAGGAAAGGCTTTGGAAGAAAAGATTAAATTTGTTGAAGATTTTGCTGAGCTTGGTAAATTTTTTGATGAGCCTATGAATACTTACTCAGCAGGTATGAGTGCTAGGATATCTTTTGGCTTAAGTATGGCGTTTGATTTTGATTATTATTTAATCGATGAAGCAGGTGCTGTAGGAGATCCTAAATTCAAAAAGAAAAGCTCTAAAGTCTATAAAGAAAAACTAAGCCAGTCAAAAGTTATCATGGTTTCACATAATGTAGCTGAAATTAAACAATGGTGTGATAAAATTATATTCATGCAAGATGGACAAGCTACTATATATGATGATGTAGATGAGGGTATAGCGGTGTATCAAGGAAAAATAAATGCAAAATGACTTATTAAAAAAGTTTAAAAATTTAAAGATACTTAATTCTTTTAAAATAGTATTGATTTTAACAGCATTTGTTATAATTTATTATATTTTTATAGCAGCAAATCGTTATGTAAGTGAAAGTGTTTTGAGCGTGAAATCAACCACAGGAGATAGTGGTGCTATTACTGGAATTGCTGCATTTTTAACTAATAATTCTTTTTCAAGTGATGATATAAATTATTTAAAATCTTATATTCATTCATTGGATATGTTAAATATCTTAGAAGAAAAAATTCAAATTCGTGAGTTATATGAAAAACAAAAACTTGATTTTTTTTATAGTATTTCTTCATCTGCTAATCAAGAGGATTTTTTAAAGTATTATCAAAACCGTGTTAAGGTTACTCAGGAAAACTCAGCCAATGGTCTTTTACGTGTAGAAGTTGAAGGTTTTGACCCGCAAAGCGCGCATTTAATAGCTTCAACTATAGTTAAAGAAAGTGAAAAATTTATCAATGAAATTTCACACAAAGCTGCAAGAGATCAAATGCAATTTGCCGAAGAAGAGCTTTTGCAGTTTAAAAAAAGATATCAAAAGGCCAAAGATGAGCTTTTAGCTTTTCAAAATAAATATGGGGTATTTGATCCACTTAAACAGGCAGAAGGCACCCTAAAACTCATAGCTGAACTTGAATCGAAAATAGCAGCCAAAGAAGCTGAACTTTTGATGATGCAAAGTTATATTAATGATAATGCACCGCAAATTGTCACTATAAAAAGTGAAATCACAGCTTTAAAAAAACAACTTCAAAAAGAAAAATCCAAAGTTTCATCCCCAAAATCCTCTCAAAAACTTAATGATCTTGCAGCTAAATTTCAAGATCTAACCATAGAGACAGGTTTTGCAGAAAGTGCTTACACAGCTGCTTTAAAAGCTTATGAGAGTGCTAGAATAGAGGCCTTAAGAAAGATAAAGCAGGTAGTTATAGTGCAAAGTCCAAGTTTACCTCAAAGTGCTAAATATCCAGAAGCTTTATATAATATACTCACAGCTTTTATGATTTTATCTTTGGTTTATGGAATTGTTAAATTTATTAAAATGATTATAGAGGAGCATAGATACTAATGAAAAAGATATTTTTATTTTTACTTTTACCTTTGTTTTTATTTTCAGCGGTAGATGTTTCTCAAATTGCAAAAACACAAGCAGATGGTATAAAGCAAATCCAAGACAAAGAATTGCTACAAAGTGATTTAAATAAAACAGCAATCATAAATACTAAAGTATTTGGTGCGCATTTATTTAGTGGTAATTTTACTAAATTTACTCAACATGTTTATAATCCTGATTATAAATTAACAGTGGGCGATAGGATTAATATAAAAATTTGGGGTGCAGTAGAATTTATACAAACTTTAACAGTAGACTCTCAAGGAAATATTTTTATACCTAAAGTAGGTGCTATTAATCTTTTAGGTGTGAAAAATAGTGCTTTAGTGCAAGTTATCACAAAAGCTATTAATAAAATCTATAAAAGCAATGTCTATGTATATGCGGATATGGATATTTATCAAAATGTATCAGTTTTTGTTACAGGAAATGTAAATCAACCCGGTCTTTATCAAGGATTAAGTTCAGATTCTATCATACAGTATTTAGATAAAGCAAGTGGAATTAATTTAGAATATGGTAGTTTTAGAGATATTCAAATTTTAAGAGATAATAAAGTCATTAAAAAAGTAGATTTATATGACTTTTTACTTAAAGGCCAACTTGATCTTTTTCCTTTTAGAATGGGTGATGTGATTTTAGTGGGTAGTGTGCAAAAGTATGTTTTTGTAGAAGGAGATGTGCAAAAGCCTTTTAGATTTGAGCTCAGTAATGATATTTTAAATTTAGAAGATATAGCAAGGGTTGCAGGAGCTAAGCCTATAGTTACTAATGCTGTGGTAAAAAGTTACAGAGATGATCATAAATTGCACGTAGATGCTTACAGCAAAAAGCAGTTTTTAGGTGTGAAATTATATAATGGTGATGAGATAGAGTTTAGACCTGATTATACTGCGCAAAATATTAGCATTAGCATAGAAGGTGAGCATAATGGTTTGCACTCGGTGGTGATAAAAAAAGGCACAACTTTAGCTGAACTTGCTAAAATGATTACAATTAATGATCAATCAAACATTAATGCCTTACAGGTTTTTAGAAAAAGTGTAGCAGCTACTCAAAAACAGCTTATTGAGGCTCAACTTAAGGAGCTTGAAACGCTAGCTCTAACAAGCTCTTCAGTAAATGCTGAGCAAGCTAGCATTAGAGCTACTCAAGCTAAGACGATTTTAGAATTTATTGCGCGTGCAAAGCAAGCTCAGCCAAAAGGACAAATCGTTATAGATAGTGTCAAAGCGTATAATTCTATAGTATTAGAAGAAGGTGATGTGGTAAATGTACCTAGTAAAAATAATCTTGTTTTGGTTCAAGGTGAAGTTTCTATACCAGGTGCATTTGTGTATATGGATAAAGAAAAACTAAGATATTATATCAACTTAGCAGGTGGTTTTAGCGATAGGGCTGATATATCAAGAGTTTTAGTAATCAATGCTAATGGTAAAGCAACTAAATACAGTGGTAGAAGTTCAGCAGATATCAAAGCAGGAGATTCTATTTTAGTTTTACCAAAAGTAGATAGTCAGAATTTACAAATTTTTAGTATGTTAACACAAATTTTATATCAAATAGCTATTGCAACTAATGTAGTGTTAAATATATAGGAATTTAGATGAGCCAGATAGATGCGATTAAAATAGCCAAAGAAGTTTTTGAGATAGAATCAAAAACGATTTTAGATTTATGTGATAATTTAGATGAAGGTTTTAATAAAGCCATTGAGCTGATTTTGTCTATCAAAGGCAGATGTGTAGTAAGCGGAATGGGTAAGTCAGGCCATATAGGAGCTAAGATAGCTGCAACTTTGGCTAGCACAGGTACCCCGAGCTTTTTTATGCATCCAGGCGAAGCATTGCATGGAGATCTTGGTATGCTCACAAGCGAGGATGTGCTTTTGGCTATTTCAAATTCAGGAGAAACTGAAGAGGTTTTAAAACTCATACCAGTGATTAAAAAAAGAAAAATTCCTTTAATTGTTATGGCAGGAAATCAAAATTCTACTTTAGCTAAACAAGCAGATATTTTTATAAACATAGCAGTAAAAAAAGAAGCTTGCCCGCTTCAGCTTGCTCCTACTTCTTCTACCACGGCGACTTTAGCCATGGGTGATGCTATAGCAGTAGCTTTGATGAGGGCAAGGAAATTTAGACCTGATGATTTTGCTTTATTTCATCCAGGAGGAAGCTTAGGTAGAAAGCTTCTAACTAGAGTAGGTGATTTGATGGTGTCAAATAATCTACCTATAGTAAGCCCTGAGAGTGAATTTAATGAGCTAGTCGATGTGATGACTAGTGGTAAATTAGGACTTTGTATAGTACTTGAGAATGAAAAACTAGTTGGGATCATCACAGATGGTGATTTAAGAAGGGCTTTAAGAGCAAATGATAAGCCAAGGTTTGACTTTAAAGCCAAGGAAATTATGAGTGAAAAACCTAAAACTATAGAAGCAAGTGCTATGGCAAGTGAAGCAGAAGAGCTTATGCTAAAACATAAAATCAAAGAAATAGTTGTCACTCAAGATGAAAAAATAGTAGGTATTATACAACTTTATGCGATAGGAAATGTGTGATATTTTGATATATTAAAAAAATATAAAAAAAAGGATTTGGTTAAAATGAGAAAGGTTCTAGTTGTTTTTGGAACAAGACCAGAGGCTATAAAAATGGCTCCATTGGTCAAAATAATGGAAAATAGAAGTGATATAGATTTTAAAATTTGTGTGACTGCGCAACACAGGCAAATGCTAGATCAAATTTTAGATGTTTTTGATATTAAGCCAGATTATGATTTAAATATCATGAGTGAAAATCAAGATTTATATGATATTACATTTAAAATTCTTTGTGGTATGAAAAATGTATTGAATAATTTCAAACCAGACGTTGTTTTAGTACATGGAGATACAACAACAGCAAGCGCTACAGCATTGGCAGCTTTTTATCAAAAAATAAAAGTAGCACACATTGAAGCAGGGTTAAGGACTTATAATCTTTACAATCCTTGGCCAGAAGAGGCAAACAGACAAATTGTCGGTGTTTTATCAGGTATTCATTTTACTCCAACAACTAAGAGTGCTGAAAATCTTATAAAAGAAGGAAAGAATGAAAAGAATATTTTTGTTACTGGTAATACAGTTGTTGATGCATTATTTTATATGGTAGAAAAAATAAAAAATGATATAGTATTTAAGGCAAAAATTTTATCTTCTATCGAAAATGAATATAAAATAAGTGATAGTAGAAAATTTATTCTAGTTACAGGACATCGTAGAGAAAATTTTGGCGAAGGTTTTTCGCAAATTTGTGAAGCATTAAAAACTATAGCAATTAATAATTCAAATATTGACATAGTTTACCCTGTTCATTTGAATCCTAATGTGCAAAAACCTGTAAAAACACTTCTATCAAATATTTCTAATGTTTACTTAATAAATCCTCTTAGGTATGAGGAGTTTGTATATCTTATGTCAAATTGTTATTTTATCATTACAGATTCTGGTGGTGTACAGGAAGAAGCTCCTAGTCTTGGAAAACCTGTATTGGTAATACGTGAAACAACGGAAAGACCAGAAGCAGTAGAAGCTGAAACAGTGAAGTTAGTGGGTACTTGTAAAAGTAGTATTGTTAAAGTAGCTCAAAAATTGATTGATGATGAAGATGAATATAATAAAATGAGTAAAGCAAGTAATCCTTATGGAGATGGTAAAGCATGTGAGAAAATTATAGAGATATTAATGAAAAAAGGAGATTGTTGTGATTAATAATTTTAATAAAGTGTGCATAATAGGCCTTGGATATATAGGTCTTCCTACAGCGGCTGTTTTTGCTAGTAGAAAAGTTAAAGTTTTGGGTGTAGACATAAATCAGCAAGCAGTAGATACTATAAATCAAGGTAAAATACATATTGTAGAACCTGAATTAGATATTTTGGTACATGCTGTTGTGAAAGATGGTTATCTTAAAGCAGCAACATTGCCAGATGAAGCAGATGCTTTTATCATCGCGGTACCAACTCCTTTTAAAGGGGAAGATCATGAGCCCAATTTGGATTACATTAAAGCAGCATCAAAATCAATAGCAAAAGTTTTAAAAAAAGGAAATTTAGTGGTTTTAGAGTCAACATCCCCAGTTGGAGCAACAGAACAAATGGCCAAATGGCTTGCAGATGAAAGACCTGATTTGACTTTTCCTCATCAGATTGGTGAGGAATCCGATATTAAAATAGCTCATTGCCCAGAAAGGGTTTTGCCTGGACAAGTTATAAGAGAACTTGTTGAAAATGATAGAATTATAGGAGGTATGACACAGCAATGCACAGAACAAGCAACAAAACTATATAAAATTTTTGTTCAAGGTGAATGCATTAAAACAAATGCTAGAACAGCAGAAATGGTAAAACTTACAGAAAATTCTTTTAGAGATGTAAATATAGCTTTTGCTAATGAATTATCTATTTTGTGTGATAAATTAGATATAAATGTATGGGAGCTTATAAAACTTGCTAACCGTCATCCTAGAGTAAATATCTTACAACCTGGTTGTGGAGTTGGTGGACATTGTATCGCGGTAGATCCGTGGTTTATAGTGCATCAAAATCCAAATGAAGCTAAAATGATAAAAACAGCTAGAGAGGTTAACGATAATAAACCAAATTTTGTTATACAAAAAATTAAAGAAAGAGTAAAAAGCATATCACAACCTAAAATTGCTTGTTTGGGTTTAGCGTTTAAACCAGATATTGATGATTTAAGAGAGTCTCCAGCTTTGGATATAGTTATTAAACTTGCAAATGAACGTGATAATCAAATATTAGCTGTAGAGCCAAACATAAAACAACTTCCATTAAAACTACAAGATAAAGTGAACATAGAATTGGTTTCTTTGGCACAAGCATTGGATAAAGCAGATATTGTTGTGATATTGGTTAAACATAGAGAGTTTGTACAAGTCCAAAATAACATTTCTTATAGGAAAAATATTTTAAATTTTTGTGGTAATTTATGATGAAAGATAATCTTATTGATTTTTGGAATCAAAGACATGAAAAATTGGGTCTGTATTCGGGAGGAGATAAAGGAATAAGTGACTATGAAAATTTTGAATTTTATATTCATAGACTATCAATGATTTTAAAATTGATTAGTAAATATTATATCGGAAAAAAATTATTAGAAGTTTTAGATGCAGGGTGTGGAAAAGGTTTTTTTTCTAATGGGATTTTTTCTTCAGGATATATTGTAAATGGAATAGATAGTAGTGCTAGTGCAATTAGTTTTTGTAAAGAAAATTATCCAGAAATTTTTTTTAAGCAAGATAATCTTGATAAATTTATTCTAGATAAGGCTTTTGATGTGATTATATGTATAGATGTGATGTTTCATATAGTAGAAGATAGTTTATGGGAAAATTCTGTAAAAAATTTAGCATATCATGCTAAAAATAATTCTATAATTATTATTTCTGATTATATAGATGCAACTGATAGCGAAAAAGCAATTGGTGAAAAAATCAAATATATTAAATACCGTAATAAAAAAAAATATAGTGAGATATTGGAACCGTTTGGATTTTTTTTGAAAAATACAGTTCCTTATGACATTTTATCAAATAAAAATAGTTTTATGGTTTTTCAAAGAAAAGGTTGATTATTATGAGAATTGTTGATATTTTAAATTATTTTAAAGATAGTGGTTTTAATAAAATAGTTAATTTAGCTATAAATGATAATATTGAAATATATTGTAAAATTTCAGATGAGTTTGTCTTGCCTTATAGTGATAATTTGCAAGATATACAAGACAAAACAATAGTGTTAATTAATATTGCCGATATAATCAGTTCTAAAGAAATATTTAATTCGAGTATAGCTGTAGTTTGTTTTTGCACTAAAGATGAAATTATTACACATACAAACTTAGCTAATTTGTTTAGTAGATACAAATTAGAAATTATTAATATTCAAGATACTAATATTAATTTAATAGCAATTTTAGCATTGAAAAATATTAATATTCAATATAATGATGAAAAGTTAATACTTAGCCAAAGATGTGAAATTTTATCTAAAGAGTTAGAAGATTATAAAGGCTCTAGATTAAAATATAAACGATTATATCAAACTTCCTACAAAGAGTTAAACGATTATAAAACAATATACAAAGAGCAAGTAAAATCTAATGAAATTTTATCTAAAGAGTTAAACGATTGTAAAACAATATACGAAGAGCAAGTAAAATCTAATGAAATTTTATCTAAAGAGTTAAACGATTGTAAAACAATATACGAAGAGCAAGTAAAATCTAATGAAATTTTATCTAAAGAGTTAGAAGATTATAAAGGTTCTAGATTAAAATATAAACGATTGTACGAAAAATGCTTGAAAGAGTTAGAAGATTATAAAGGTTCTAGATTAAAATATAAACGTATAGCTAGTTTTTACGAATTTAAATATAAACAATTAAAACAACAAAAAATAGTCAAAATAGCTTTAAGAATAAAGAAAATATTTAATTTGTTTAAAAAAAGACAATTTAGAAAGTCATTGACTTTAGAATCTAAAATAGAAGATTTATATAAAATAGTCTATACTAATAAAAAATTAAATGATTTTATTAAAAAAAATCAAGATAAACCTGTTATTTTGCTATACGGAGATATAAATCTTAATATTGTTGATGGGTCTTCAGTGTGGTTATCTTCTATTTTTAACTTAGCTATTTTAGATGCACATGTAATTATTTTTTCTAAGGTTAATATTAAAAACAATTTAGTGATTTCAAATTTTATAACTAATATTAAGAATAATTATTTAATTTTAGAGCCAAAAGATTTAAACATAAAAGAAGAGTTATCTGTACCTGAAATATCTCAAATATTAAATTACATTGATTATGTTGTACCAAATATTCAACTTTTGATAACTCGTGGTATGCAAATTACATACGAACTTACTAGAAATAATAATTTTAAATATAGATTGGTTCCATACTTAACCGATTTTTATATATTAAATAATGATGGTATACAGTTAAAAGAATTAGTAGAAGATCTTCTAAAAAATATTAATCGACATGTTAATTTTTGGTTATGGCAAACCCAAGAAATGAAAGAATTTGTAGAGCAAAAAATAGGTATTAAATTTAATAATAGTTGTTATTTTCCACCAGTTGTTTTTGATAAAAATACAAATATAAAACAAAAATATATAAAAAAATCAGATGAAATTGTTATAGGTTATGGTGGAAAAATTCAGCCAGAATGGGGAATTCTAGAATTAATTTCAAAAGTTAAAGATCTAAATAAAAATGGTAGAAAAATTAAACTGTTAATTATTTCTAGCAAAATTAGTGCAAAAAGTAGTTTCGGTAGTTATCCAGAATTTGTTGAAAAAATTAATAAGTATCTTTCATATGATTTTATCGAGTTTGTTTCAAATCTAAATCGCGAACAAACATTGGAAAGACTATCCTCTGTAGATTATCTTTACGGCTTTAGACCAAAATATTTTGAACAGAGTACTCTCGAAATTTCAACAAAAATTTTAGAATCATTAGTTTTGGAAAAACCTATAATTTGCTATCCTAATATAATCAATAAGAAGCTTTTTGGTAAGCAATATCCATATTTTATTAATGAAATTGATGAGTTAGAGAGTGTTATAGAAAATAAAAACCAAGTTGAAATTGACTACAAAGCGTTGGTTTTTCCATATTTATTTGACAATCGCAAGAATTTTTTTGAAGATAAACTTAGTGATGTAAAAAATAAAAAAATTACAATTGCAAGTCATGATTATAAATTTATAGATCATTTTTATTCTTATTTAAAGTCTATAGGTTTTATGGTGGATAAGGATCTATGGGAATGGGGGGATAATAAATATTTAGATAGAAGTAAATATTGTGTACATAATTCAGATGTGATTTTTTGCGAATGGGGTTTATCTAATGCTGTCTGGTATTCAAAAAATATCTCAGAAAACAATAAGCTAATAGTTCGCATCCATGCACAGGAAGTGAGACAAAAGGCTGTGAAATTTGGCCACCAGCTAAACATAGAAAATGTTGATAAAATTATTTTTGTATCAGAGAGGATTAGAAAGTTAGCATTAGATATTTTTGGTTGGCAAGAAAATACAACATGTGTTATTCCAAATTATGTATTAATGGATGACTTTATATGTAATGACTTGCATAAAAAAATTGGTTTAAATTTTGGTATGGTGGGTATTACACCGCAGAGCAAACGTTTAGATAGAGCTTTAGATTTGTTAGAAAATATATTAAAGATATATCCAGAGGCTAAATTATATATTAAAGGTATGAGACCTGAGCAATATGAGTGGATGCACGCTCCAGGTAGGGTTTGTGAGCTTGAATATTACTATAAACAATATGATCGAATCGAAAAAAATATTGCGTTGAAAAATGCAGTGGTATTTGATGAGTATGGTAATAATATGCCCGAATGGTATCAAAAAATAGATTTTATTCTATCTCCTAGTGATCATGAGTCATTTCATTATGCATTGGCCGATGGTGTTATATCTGGATGTATTCCTATACTGTGGAATTGGGAAGAAGCAGAAAAAATATATACAAAAGAATGGATTATTAAAGATGTTCAGAGTGCTTTAGATTATATAAAATCTGTTTTAAATTATAACAGCAGAGAGTCGTTAAGAAAAAAAAATATAGATA
This genomic stretch from Campylobacter lari subsp. concheus harbors:
- the kpsM gene encoding capsule polysaccharide transporter KpsM, with the protein product MFNVIHALFFRELKTRFGINKYLGYFWVIGEPMMVVLVITSLVAAIREFHHQIMPEGVSIFLFLAVGIIPFFMFRSIINQLLNGIGANLALYAYKPVRPIHVFIARTMLEFCIYFTIFICVMFLAGWFLHMQVIPKHFLEVMFSLFLLVVFGFAMGMCFAIAGHFAEPLKMALGYLNAILYWTSLVVFPVWVVPKPILDILYYNPFLHIMELLKYNFFQNYPLLDDYNYYYPIVCLSVILFLGLFFYYFTREKLIAVR
- a CDS encoding polysaccharide biosynthesis/export family protein; translated protein: MKKIFLFLLLPLFLFSAVDVSQIAKTQADGIKQIQDKELLQSDLNKTAIINTKVFGAHLFSGNFTKFTQHVYNPDYKLTVGDRINIKIWGAVEFIQTLTVDSQGNIFIPKVGAINLLGVKNSALVQVITKAINKIYKSNVYVYADMDIYQNVSVFVTGNVNQPGLYQGLSSDSIIQYLDKASGINLEYGSFRDIQILRDNKVIKKVDLYDFLLKGQLDLFPFRMGDVILVGSVQKYVFVEGDVQKPFRFELSNDILNLEDIARVAGAKPIVTNAVVKSYRDDHKLHVDAYSKKQFLGVKLYNGDEIEFRPDYTAQNISISIEGEHNGLHSVVIKKGTTLAELAKMITINDQSNINALQVFRKSVAATQKQLIEAQLKELETLALTSSSVNAEQASIRATQAKTILEFIARAKQAQPKGQIVIDSVKAYNSIVLEEGDVVNVPSKNNLVLVQGEVSIPGAFVYMDKEKLRYYINLAGGFSDRADISRVLVINANGKATKYSGRSSADIKAGDSILVLPKVDSQNLQIFSMLTQILYQIAIATNVVLNI
- a CDS encoding ABC transporter ATP-binding protein, with amino-acid sequence MIKLVNLTKSFPLRNGGRHYVFKNLSFEFPENCSIGLMGRNGAGKSTLMKLLSGSLLPDRGRIITNKKLSWPLGLAGAFQHRLSARDNARFVARVYGYKGKALEEKIKFVEDFAELGKFFDEPMNTYSAGMSARISFGLSMAFDFDYYLIDEAGAVGDPKFKKKSSKVYKEKLSQSKVIMVSHNVAEIKQWCDKIIFMQDGQATIYDDVDEGIAVYQGKINAK
- the wecB gene encoding non-hydrolyzing UDP-N-acetylglucosamine 2-epimerase, which codes for MRKVLVVFGTRPEAIKMAPLVKIMENRSDIDFKICVTAQHRQMLDQILDVFDIKPDYDLNIMSENQDLYDITFKILCGMKNVLNNFKPDVVLVHGDTTTASATALAAFYQKIKVAHIEAGLRTYNLYNPWPEEANRQIVGVLSGIHFTPTTKSAENLIKEGKNEKNIFVTGNTVVDALFYMVEKIKNDIVFKAKILSSIENEYKISDSRKFILVTGHRRENFGEGFSQICEALKTIAINNSNIDIVYPVHLNPNVQKPVKTLLSNISNVYLINPLRYEEFVYLMSNCYFIITDSGGVQEEAPSLGKPVLVIRETTERPEAVEAETVKLVGTCKSSIVKVAQKLIDDEDEYNKMSKASNPYGDGKACEKIIEILMKKGDCCD
- a CDS encoding class I SAM-dependent methyltransferase yields the protein MKDNLIDFWNQRHEKLGLYSGGDKGISDYENFEFYIHRLSMILKLISKYYIGKKLLEVLDAGCGKGFFSNGIFSSGYIVNGIDSSASAISFCKENYPEIFFKQDNLDKFILDKAFDVIICIDVMFHIVEDSLWENSVKNLAYHAKNNSIIIISDYIDATDSEKAIGEKIKYIKYRNKKKYSEILEPFGFFLKNTVPYDILSNKNSFMVFQRKG
- a CDS encoding capsule biosynthesis protein — translated: MQNDLLKKFKNLKILNSFKIVLILTAFVIIYYIFIAANRYVSESVLSVKSTTGDSGAITGIAAFLTNNSFSSDDINYLKSYIHSLDMLNILEEKIQIRELYEKQKLDFFYSISSSANQEDFLKYYQNRVKVTQENSANGLLRVEVEGFDPQSAHLIASTIVKESEKFINEISHKAARDQMQFAEEELLQFKKRYQKAKDELLAFQNKYGVFDPLKQAEGTLKLIAELESKIAAKEAELLMMQSYINDNAPQIVTIKSEITALKKQLQKEKSKVSSPKSSQKLNDLAAKFQDLTIETGFAESAYTAALKAYESARIEALRKIKQVVIVQSPSLPQSAKYPEALYNILTAFMILSLVYGIVKFIKMIIEEHRY
- the wecC gene encoding UDP-N-acetyl-D-mannosamine dehydrogenase — encoded protein: MNNFNKVCIIGLGYIGLPTAAVFASRKVKVLGVDINQQAVDTINQGKIHIVEPELDILVHAVVKDGYLKAATLPDEADAFIIAVPTPFKGEDHEPNLDYIKAASKSIAKVLKKGNLVVLESTSPVGATEQMAKWLADERPDLTFPHQIGEESDIKIAHCPERVLPGQVIRELVENDRIIGGMTQQCTEQATKLYKIFVQGECIKTNARTAEMVKLTENSFRDVNIAFANELSILCDKLDINVWELIKLANRHPRVNILQPGCGVGGHCIAVDPWFIVHQNPNEAKMIKTAREVNDNKPNFVIQKIKERVKSISQPKIACLGLAFKPDIDDLRESPALDIVIKLANERDNQILAVEPNIKQLPLKLQDKVNIELVSLAQALDKADIVVILVKHREFVQVQNNISYRKNILNFCGNL
- a CDS encoding KpsF/GutQ family sugar-phosphate isomerase translates to MSQIDAIKIAKEVFEIESKTILDLCDNLDEGFNKAIELILSIKGRCVVSGMGKSGHIGAKIAATLASTGTPSFFMHPGEALHGDLGMLTSEDVLLAISNSGETEEVLKLIPVIKKRKIPLIVMAGNQNSTLAKQADIFINIAVKKEACPLQLAPTSSTTATLAMGDAIAVALMRARKFRPDDFALFHPGGSLGRKLLTRVGDLMVSNNLPIVSPESEFNELVDVMTSGKLGLCIVLENEKLVGIITDGDLRRALRANDKPRFDFKAKEIMSEKPKTIEASAMASEAEELMLKHKIKEIVVTQDEKIVGIIQLYAIGNV
- a CDS encoding ferritin-like domain-containing protein, translating into MKRNFFEELEKILYHKNTFEKIELFNEFYENFKTNLYDFNHFHEAIICENSQVKILHPMKIRRPKEANSTLSLAKILHSVAHIEYSAINLALDASYRFKNLPLKFYQDWLEVADEEIKHFLLLEKTLNELGFKYGDFHAHDNLEKALFLTKDNLAHRMGIVHRGLEAKGLDANPFVLEKLSTTNHPIKSLFNEIFTIILNDEIKHVNKGDFWWNYAKKENDNYINLCIKYKEFNLLGKVYNKTARIQAGFNENELQELDEFYNRK